Genomic DNA from Acanthopagrus latus isolate v.2019 chromosome 2, fAcaLat1.1, whole genome shotgun sequence:
agacaatgaaaaatATTCCATAGTAGTTGTTCACGCTGGTGTTGTCACAGGTCAATTTCAATAATGATGGATTGTTACAGTACAAATCCACTATGTTTGTTCTGCAAAACCTGAGCCGTTTAAATAACAAGAACAGAGTACCAATTACTGAGAAATTAAGTAACCatataaaaataatcattcttACCAAGCAAAGAGGAGTCATGATGGCACTGTACCTCAATGGACAACATATAGCAATGTATCTGTCATATGCCATGGCACTCAAGATCAGCAAGTTCCCTGTACCATAAAAATGAACCAGAAAAGCCTGAACAAAACACCCAGGGAGGGAAATTAGTCTGTTTTGTGTCACAATGCTGTAAACAAGCTGAGGGAAAAGAGCTGTCGCACCCAACATGTCACTGATGGGCAAGCTGAACAGCAGGATAAACATGGGCCTGTGCAGCTTTGCACTACAAGCAATAGTTATTAATACCAACAAGTTAAAAAACATTATACACATATATGTTAAAGTCCCAAACAGGAAGGCTGGGTAAACGTATGCATTTGATAAACCCAGTGTTTCCAATGTTAGTAAAGCTGCAGAAGATGCATTTGTATACATAATTGCACTGTACTTTAGACTATAATTTTGTTGTAGTGTTGCATCTTTTGTCGAAAGGTTTGCCAACCCCTTCCCACTGATGAAGGAACAATTTTCagctgaaagaagagaaaaaacacagagcaatCATAAGCAAATATCTGACATTATGTGCTGTGGACTGATTTCAGCTGCCTCTGCTATCTTACCTTTGGCAATACGTTATCCTAGTCTCCTAGTTAGAAGACATGATGTGAAAGACACGAGCACAAGGCAACACTAAGCTCAGGGTTTACCTGTGACATTACCCAAGAGTGCAGAGCAGACGGTTTTTATAGCACAGCTGACATAAAGGTGGAGTGTAACGCATGATGTAACACAGGTTAAAAAcagttgtcttttgtttggaCATCAGTGACAGAATTAAGTTTTAAACTACGTGCggatgttttaacatttgtcttAAGCCATTTTATTGACTTTATATACGTATGTAATTTCATTAATatgtgcatctttttttaatgctctaATGAATCTCATATTTTGTTTACGCATGCGTTCGACTCTCAAgaatatgaattaattaattaattgattaatgcAATTTTAATAGCAGTGAGCGAGCAGGACCGGACAGAcggttttatttatcttttaaagtCTCAAGAAAATTTCACTAagcttgtttttccatctgGATAATGTGCCTGTATTCTGTACTACAACATTTATTGGATGAGTCATATTTGTAAGCATGAATAGGTGACATGTTGGAGCCTGGTATCCCAATCctaaataaaatgacaagtGTATGATCACTTCCCAAGTCccaatttatttttaacatgctACAAAAAACTTGTTGTGAAACACTCTCAGTTTCATACTAATGACTATATATGAACTACATAAGTTGTTTGAATAAGGTTTACTTTATTTCACCATCAGCAAATTACAGCTGTTAATCTTCCATAGCCACAAAAAGATACATTAGCTCATCGCTATGCATCCTGCTAAAAGTTGTGTTTACAAAagaaatataatattaaaaGTATGCTGTGACAAATGCATGGTCCAAGATCAAGACATTACATGTTCTCTAAACCTGGtgattaaaatatttgtttttctcctttttttcatgaagGAGCTAATTGTGAATTTCCCAGTAAAAGCTCATTAGCTATGCTTGTTTGTCAGGCAGTTTGCTTACTTGAGAGTTCTTATTAATTTAAGTATAAGTTACCAACTTAATAACGTAACATATTGACACTCTAAGTTTCTAAACTCGTccaaaactgacactttggtaGTTTGGCTAAAccgtcctacaatcccaaagcaaGCTTTAGTAAAATTGAGAATGAGACTTAAAAATCTGCTTTTActactacttttacttttagtaCCTCTAAGTTGCTCCAAGTTTTGTACCACTCAGGTGAATCTATAATATTCTGTCTCCATGTCTTCATCTGGCCAAACATAAAACCAAATGTAAGTGTATTatgttgtatttattgtgtttttttagtactgtactttgttttttagCACTAATGCTaataatgtactgtatattagAAAGGGGCTGTATACATAACGTTTTAATTACTTTCTGATGTAAGAACTCTTTATATAAAATGATAGCTGACTATATGCACCTGGTTTTAATCTGGTAATTTGCTCttctgatatttgttttcagtaaatGAACAGCATGAAATATGTTTCAGCATATCTGGATTTTATTAAGGGACCATACAGAAAGCAAGGCACATCTTGTGTATATCACACATTGTTTTTGATTCAAcaataattgtgtgtgtgattaatggATGtaaagatttttacattttagacaCCAAGAAGCTGTGATGCATAATGGGTTAATCTAAATGTGAACACTAAAGAAGATGGGCCGCAAGGGTCCGTCTTCTTTATACAAAACAATATTTAGATACAGAGTCAATGTGAAGAGGATACAAACAGGTACAAATCATGTCTGAGACACAGTTTTACAAAAgatgaatgaaataaagaagTAATTTTAAGTATTGTATAATTGACTATGTGCAATATGGGACAATTTTTCTCCATTCAGAATCATAAACAATTTTAACAACTCAAAGCACTGTACAAtcttaaagaaacacaaaagatCTCAATATAAAGTacatgtttccaaaaatgtaacAAGGACAGGTACTCGagtaacatgtttttacatCTGCAGTAAGATACACACACTTTGAGCCAGTTTCAACTCATCATTATCAGCTGTGAGAATCCAACACTCAGAATCACTGACTTGGCTATAATATGTTCATCACCTGTAATTTAGAGCAAGTTGTATTGCGGAAAAGGTATATCGACCCAAATAATGCACCTCAAATCCAGAGAAGAATGTTCTGTCTGCCACACTTGAAACCAAAAACTGTTGTGAGTGAGTCCAGcctgtgttcatgttcatatACTTGTTTTGGTTCAGTGCACAGATGGTATTGTTTCCACAATAATGCTTACACCATCAGAGCGCTGCTGAGATAGCACAATGTAATGTTAATGATTGCAGTACAAAAAGACAAGATTCAGCTGTTAACCCGCCTTGTGTGAATATTTAGATGGATACTCTGCGTCCTTTCAAGACTCTCAGGAGAGTGTTTCGTATTTCACTTGTGTACAGCCCGTATACAAGTGGATTCAGAAGTGGTGGTATGAGAAATATCAGCATGCCCATGATCTTTTGCAAGTCAGTTGAGACATTTTTGAACCTGTGAGATAAAATTGTGAAAGTCCCCACAATCtcaaatatgataaaaatgaCCATCTGTGCCACACATGTGTTGACAGCTTTCATCTTTGCTTCAGACCTCCGTGAAACCACACAGGTGATCAGAATCTTCACATAGGAAAAcgcctgcacagacacacatacagcctGCATGAGGGCTGTGTTAAACAATCCTATGATGTTATTGACTGCCGTGTTTCCGCATGTGAGCTTCAGCAGAGACGGGTTATCACAGAACACATTCATGATTACAGATTTGCACCTGGGAATACGTGTCTGCAAAGAGAAAAGTGATACAATCAAGACAAAGTCAAGACCCCAAACTAGACAGATAATCAGTATAACGACTCTGGGGGTCATAATAGAGCTGTAGCGCAACGGCATGCAGATGGCAGCATAGCGATCGACGGACATTGCTGCGAGAATAAACAAGATACCACCGCCATACATGTGAAGCAGGAACGCctgtaaaacacagagaggataGTAAACCGTATTTGTCTCCGTAACAATGTCTGAAAGGACTTTTGGTAGCATTGCAGTTATGCCTATCAGATCATTGAGGGGAAGGCTGAACAGGATGAAGTACATTGGCTTGTGAAGGTTCCTCTTCACAATGATCAGAGTCAGCAAAGTCAGGTTGAAAAGGatgccaaaaaaataaaccgTTATACCAAGGAAAAATATGGGATACTTTCCTCCAGGCGGAATGACAAATGGGTCCAAGGTCAACTCAGAGCTGAACCCGAAAGATTCATTCTCCATTTTCACTTCAGTTAGGAGTAAGAAAAACTGTGATGAAATTGCATGATTGAAAATTTGAATGAATGTCTAAAGCAATCAGAAGTAAGACAACATGTCACTTTCAAAGCAGCACTGCAGAAAGTGCTGAGAGCTGCGCTGCCCAcgaaaatgtatttattgtcacCACAACGTTAACTTGGTTACGTCACCATTTGCCTCTGGGAGTGCTTGGAGTTTTGCAGAGACCAAAAATCAGGAGAActagtttaaagtttaaagctCTGAGATCCTTAGAAACCCAGCAAATAtgcactgtgaaaaaaagaaaactgtaaactATATGTTTTATTAGACAAATAACTGTTAATAGAGTGTGTCCTTACATTACTTGTTTACAATTGGGTTAAACAAAAGGAGCTCGAGTTATGGATTGTTGTGGTTAGTTAGCTGTTGTTTAAAAGGCTTTTTGAAGTAGAGGTGCTCACACATTGCTGAATTAATTTCCAGCTAATGTTTAAAATAAGAATAGAAGAGATGGTGAGTACAGGTAATATCAGCATGACAGGCTAAAGGTGTAAAGaaacagatacagaaaaaatgtataatgacacatataaaacaatgaaaaaaacaataacccaAAGagttttttctaattttctaCATTCTGTGACAGTACGTGCACAGACATCACCATCTCTATGTATATTAGAGTAAGATCTAAAATCAGCGTTTTCCATGAAGGGATATCTACACTAGAAACTAAAATCAGTTTCATTGTATTTGGAACTGCATGAATTGATTAACTGCATCGTCTCAATCAATAAGATAAGAACAAAATGACCAACAGACAGTGACcgagtatatacagtatatggtGGGCCTTATCAAAGAAGTTACAAGTTACATTTATTGTCAAGGGTTTAAAAGATAAGAATGTGCTACATCAGAATAAGATGGAAACAAGAGTTAGTGGCCTTCATAATCATTgttatttgtgcatttgtgacattttgtagaTGGATTCAGTGGTAGACCCAAATGTGGACACCGGGGGAAGATTATGAATTTATTGaacaggcaggtggaggtgaagagcTCCAACTCAGGCAGGTGGCTCtgtgtgaggaggtggaggacacTCGTAGTTGTGTGGGCCGTGTGCTCAGGGAGTCCAGAGAGTGCAGGGTGGCGGGGTGAGACACGAGAAAACACTTGATCCGTTAGGTTGGCCATGTACCAGCTAGAGCTGGGGATGATAATCAGTAAAGAGACAAGAGTATAAGAACGGCAGCTGATCACTCCAAATTGCGCGGCAGGTCAGCAGGAAACTGTGATCAGCCTCCCCAGCACCTCtgaagcacaaaacacaacaaacaaacatgacagctTTGTTACGACTAGGCTTTAATCATTCAAATTATAGGAGCTTGGTTATGTATAAAGATATGTTTCATGTATTGTGGTCTCTACTCTCAATATAGGCTGGacttttcagattttcacttttaCCTCTTAAGTTTGACTGTCTTTTTGAAAGGTGGACTATAAAGTCTAATATGAAGGCCACATTTTGGCCTATAGCACTCtgcaaagttaaaaaatattatgTAACTAGATGCACGACTATTGGCAAAGTTACATCAGCAAGCTGTGTCATTGCTTTGTCAAAACACTTTATTAATGAGCCCCCTTGAGATTTAATTAAATGATGTATTATTAAGTGTCTCATATTCTAATCAATCCCCGGACAATTAGTAAACCTCCAGCTGTTAATGAGATTCCTTGGTGTTTGCTAATGAAGAAGGGGGCTTAATAACACCCGAGGGAAGCTTTAACAACTTGTAAACATTTGATTCCTTAACTTTAATCATTAAGTGAGACTTTATGTCAAACATTTCACAGGAAAATTCACAGTTATAGTTAAACTATCACAACTGAGACttggatttgtgttttttttctccttattcATCTCCAGtttcatataaaatacatagttttgattaattttctagatttattaatcaattaaaaacgTACAGAATATTAGATTTGCACTTTTTTATACATGTCccagaagaaaaacactaatTGAAACATAGTCCTTAAGTGGTCACATCAGGCCTCTGGGAACAAGGACCCTGTACATGGATACAAAACGGCCGTTAGGACATTAGGACACTGAGAAAGACTAATCATCTCACCCAGGAGCAAAGGACACGACGGACCCTTGAGTGGCTTTAATAATTGATTTGACCCTCTAGTGTCTTCCTGTGGTCTTTCTGCTGTATACCATGATAATCATCATGATATCGgcagtaatgataataatttggCTCTGATATATGTGCTACCACCCACACAGATATGCACAGAGAGATACCCATATACATTACATTGTATACATTGTACATTAATACAAtgtatgtgtgggagtgtgtatttgagtgtacaaatatatacacacacacacactgacccacacactcacacccacacatacactagctgtcactaaagagacatcGCCGGGCACCGAGACCTGAGGCAAGGAGGAGGCTACCTTTGGGGGCcagaaacactgagagagatcACGGCCCAAGGCCACAGGGAGCGCtgccacagagaccaccccaacccaggcagacagacaggaggccctgcaccaaggtgcagagccctctcGCCACCCAGGTCAAAaccgtccatgggacagcacccccagcagccagaccagagacaactCCCAGTCCtgcaggcccccatgaggaaacactggagctaaaaactgacagactacaacagtaaaataaggcGAAAAGCATAGAGGCTAAAAACACAAGGAACTAAAACAGTAAGATAGGATAAAGGATACAAATGCTAGGACAAACACAGCTTAAAAGGAATTAAAAATAGTTAAAGAAATCAATTAAATTCCTGATTGAAAAGGTGGGTCctgagcctttttttaaaagcctcaccagtctctgcgaccctgaggttctccagcaggctgttccacagtcagAGCCCATAATTACTGAAAGCCGTAATAAGCCGTATAAAACATAATGTATTGGGCCTGATAGTACTTGTGCAGTTTAATAGGATTTTATCCCAGTGTGTGAGCGTGTATGACTCTGACACTGTTCATAAAGGTTCCTGTGTGtcagtaaaaacatttatttcctcgaaatgtaatataaaaatgtatactttAAGTAGCTGAAGTGGAGCAAAAACCCTCTGTGAATATTTCAGATGtcaaattattcattattctttATAATCTGAACACAGCTGGCAGAGTGACTGACATGAAGTCATTTAAGGTAACTTGGGATACTAGCACCGTTCTGCATCGTTCAATACTATACAAAAGGTGTTCGCTTTGACCCACGGGCCACCATCGAGTTTTAGTTTTGGACCTTTAAGAGAAACAACCTGGGCATCCATGTTTTTTAGAGTACATTGAAATCTCACTGaaattttatttgcattttattgaattttaatCATCAGTTAATATAATCAATACGCAGTGCTTATTGAGCGGTGTCAAAGAAATACAGGAAGAGATGGTGACCTTGCAGACTGACCTCTGACTTCTGACTTTACTTACCCCAAACTCTTCAACATGTCTAAACCAAAGCtgtatttattatcatattgtAATTCCTAAGAAAGCCCACATGAAATCTAAGTAAAGTGTAGCCTAATAAAAAGTTTGTCCCAAAGCTGATTCAGCGGCTACAACAAgctaaattaaatattaaacttaTTTAACACAAGTATCATATGTACAGCACAATGATTCTGAAACatgttaaatgaaatgcaggTTTTACAGTGGGGAGGGCAATGAACTGATGTCAGATGGGTATAAAAGAAGTCGACATCAAGCTGCTGAGTGGAGACTCCACCTTTACAAGACAGGTACTGTCATCTGAGAGAAGTTACAACATCGTGACTATGCCAGGTTGCCACATATTGATTGTTTATTATGTTGTTCATTTGACTGCTTCATTTTCGCTTTATTTTGGACTACATAATGAAATTTGCAGCAgataacagaatgtgaatatgAGCTGTGAATATGAACTTTTTGTCATTGTCTCCTCCAGGGTTTCCATCAAATTAAAGAGAATGGAAAGCAACACGACAGTCTCGGGCGATATCCTAGAGATCCAGGGCTTTGACGTGTCTCCAGAGTTTGTGTatcctctgtttttcctcctgctgtttgtATACTTTTCATTGCTCTTTTCTAACATTGGAGTCCTTGTTCTCATCATCACTGAGAAGAGTTTGCACCAGCCAATGTATATGCTGTTTTGCAACCTGTCTGTGAATGATCTCATAGGTAACACAGTCCTACTGCCTCAGCTGATGGCTCACATCATTTCAACAGAGCGGTTCATCACCTACAACCAGTGTGCCGTTCAAGCCTTTTGCAGCCACACGTTCGGCTCAGCCTCTCATATCATTCTCATCATTATGGCAGTTGACAGATATGTGGCGATATGTCACCCCTTAAGGTACAGCTCAATAATGACCACCAATACTGTGATCGGGCTGTCAGTGTCTGCATGGGGGATGTCATTCCTGCTCGTGTCTATTCTGATCGGTCTCACAGTGAGGCTGTCCCGCTGTAGGTCACTGATACAAAACGCCTACTGTGATAACGCATCACTGTTCAAGCTCTCCTGCGACGATGTGTCCATCAACAATATCTATGGGCTCTTTTTCACCGTGCTGCTGTTTAGTTGCTCAATCGGAGGCATAGCTGTCACCTACTTCCGGATAGCTCTCATCTGCTGgatcaggaaaaacaaagagctgaacaACAGAGCGCTGCAAACATGCGCGAGCCACCTCGTTCTTTATCTCATCATGCTCTGGTCGGGGTTTTTAACAATCATATTGCATCGTTTCCCAGATTACCCAGACTTGAGGAAGATtgcatacattttatttcatgtggTCCCTGCTAATTTAAATCCTGTCATTTATGGAATGCAAACAAGGTCATTACGGGATAAAATCATGCAAATACTGCAAAGAAAAGTGATTCCATTAAGACATGCTTAGGACATGTTCTTAGATAATCCTAGAATGGATATTAAGTTAAGGCTTCATCTTCGTTATTATCcttgtttgtgttatttctcTCATCCGCGTGACATTTTGTGTTACATGATGATTACTTTTTTGGCAAACTAAATAGTTGTGTTTAAATTGTCATCAGTAGTTTATTTCAGTTGGAGTCCTCAGATGAAAACTGGGGGAGACATATTAAGCCTTTTAAGCTTTTCGGCCTCGCCTGCATATTCGGTTTTTAATGATTGAATAGAGGATTCTATCTCATTTCAATTATcttgatcatttatttatttatttattttatttattcatcttttatctatccttgtttattcatgtttttttcctcatcttttCTGATCTTGTTCTTTATTGCTGCTGGTCTCTGAGAGCtaccaaacaacattttattgtatgACTACAATGACAAATGAAGTGTTTTATGTCCTTTTTGtctaaatgtttatttgataaTGGTAATCTTATGTGCTCCTAAATCAACTACTAAATCAACTCAAAGGCTTGATCATACGGCACTTCTAATTGAATCACTTTTTACACCTGGTCTGTTTGTATCTTGAGCACGAAggtattttatatatataacattGATACACATTGATAtacaacttctttttttttttcttttttttttgcgcttaATTCCTTTTGTGTATTCTTAAGAAACAATCCAATTCACAAAAGTTGGGACAcgtgttcctgagcccatgtagtGACACAATCTATTGTTTTACAAAGGGGCGAACCTCGCCCCATCCTTGCTGCTGAACGACTGAGACTTTCGAAGATGCCCATTTCATCCCCAACAATGATCCAGACAGCTGTTACCCATGtttcaaacaggtgtttttttagCTTCCCACAACCTTCCCAGTCTTGCGTTGCCCCTGTCCCAATTTGTTTGCAATGTATTGCTGGCATTAGATTCAGAATAAgcatgaagatgatgaagtgaaagtgataagatatattttttatctGTACTGTTTTCAACTAATTGTATGTCAAATGGATTTGCAAATACTCACATTCTGTTCCAAATGGAATCAGAGTTGTATGTGAAAAACCAGCATAAACAGACAAGGAAGAACACAACCtttgtcttctctttctgtttattgatacatttcttcttcctcttttaaaCCCAGCATAACAGATTATTATTCTATCATGATATTATTTTTGTacttatacatacatgtaattCTAGTAACAAAATAACAATTCTTCTATgtacattgttgtttttattttacatctgcTTAAGcaatataaacattttgtttgccaGTAAAGACCCTTTAATATCGAACTGAATTGAAGTAGAGTGAGCGACTGTGTGCTGGAGCCCAGTAACAAGCTCTCTACCAACATCTTGTGTCTTAATGTTAAAATTGCATCAAGgacatcattttgtgttttgtaacttattttgacaaaagcaaatttaaaaaaaaatcatggcaaTCATAATTTTCATAACTATAATAATAAGTATGTGGAAGTTTACAGTTGGcttcatttactgtatttgtttttactgGGATGCAGGAATTATGGTATTTATTAAGTAACCTACATATTGTTTGCAGCTCAGCTTGGACTCTGCTGTCAATGCTGTTTCAATACagtacaacaaaacataaaaatgtgctTGATGTGCGTTAAAGTAACTACGAGGAACATTTAACTGTGAAAGTCGTGTGcttcctctgatgattataaatgacctCTAAcagcaaacgagaccatcagCGACAAAACTGCTATTTTTATGTAGTTCTTATCAATGTCTGTGCTCGGGTCCAAtcacatatatcacatataaaatgacatacaaataaataaccTTATCCTGATCCATCCTGAGATCTGTCACTCACACCCAAAACAAATGGATGCACTGCCAACAGATCATaccgcttttgtccaaaggggGCGCTATTCCATTTAACAATGTGCATACAAATAATCTTCAAACAATACCAAAGATGCACATATCATTTGGTCCTCAAAACTCCAGAGGTTGTCTTTAACAttaatcattttgaatttgaaatattaaattaaatgttgtcTGATTTTAGATCATGGTTTGATCTTTGACTCGACACATTCACAGTGAGAGTGTTGTATCCAATTAAATCAAAACctgtaaaagtgaaaagtgcGTGCCAAGTTTTCAAGTATGAAACGATGAGTTCTACAACTCTAAAATAATATGCTGAATGCTGTGCTGAATATTCCCCGGAAAGCTAAAGGATGATCTCTTTATGAAAGGTCAATCAGAGGCCTCAACAGGCCTGGAGGTCTGATTCAatcacattttggttttattctCCACTTCcctggaataaataaataaatgtccaAATCGAAGCTGATTCAAAACACAGTTCTGTGGGATTCTGTTTTCCTGTGGGCTCGGATTAAAGAGTCATGGCCCATTTTTACGACATAAAGACCTGAGGGGATAATACACATCAAGGGCCGAGCAAACGGTGGGGATCCAGAGGATTTACCAGATAATCCCTGAGAGTTACACTGATGTGTTGTTATCTTTTGTTCTGGTTTTATAAACAGAaccttgttgttgttaatgtatTTCTCAACATATTGCCATTTGTGTTAAGTTggtattctttctttttaactgATTGATGCTGTGTAATTTCATGTCaagttatgttatgttatgtcatgttaGGATGCCgatatgtttgttttccacctCCAAACATTTACACATACCAAGTGCAACGAGTATTACCTCATGAATTTTTATCTGCTCCTGAGATgagaagatttaaaaatgaaaataagttaTGTTTGAAATGTATGAAGAAGCAGCCACATCAAATGTACTTTTTCGTTTCTTTACATTGCTTTTGTGAATACCTTGAAAAACAGTACTaaacagtattttatttatctaaaataaaagcacaaatttGTGGAAATACCATGAGTAGAAAAATGCACTGATCTGCCTTCACAGTGGATATTTCTTGGCTGAGCTTTCACACAGCATTGGGacaacatataaacaaaatagtTTCATGGCTGTCAGCAAAGTTTATCAAAGATCTAATTCTACTGATTGCACAGACTGCAGGGTGGGTGATGACATGACCTCCAGTATGGACCATTTCTAAGACGTTTCGTTAAGTTACTGTATAAAATGTGGTACTTAATGAACCTGTAAATACACCTATTAACACTGTCACTAACATCTCTGTCATGTAGTTAGATGGCTTTGCCCATGATGAGTAggctcattaaaaacaccatTATGAAAAACAGCCACATGAAAAAGCGATCCAAAACTTTGGCGACCTTCTTCCACTCCCCAGTTCTTTTCTGCGTGGCCCTTGTATCTCTGTAGCAGTTGGCTATGTACTCGATGTTGCGCAGCAGCTGCCGGTCATTGTTTAGGGAGCTGCAGGGAGCCTCTCTCTCGTTCCTCTCGCCGTCACTCACGCCTCCCTTCCTGCTTCTCTTGTGACCCGCTGATTCTCCACAGTCCATGCTCATGAATATGCCGTTCTTCCAAGTGCTGTAGTCGGTGGTCGGGTTCCTCCCTATTGAGCCCACAGGACTCATCATCTGATCCAggtcttccctctcctccgccATCACAGAGCCCActgtctcctgtcctctctccatTTTGAAGGCACAGTCCTCTCTGCCGGGTCCCGCCTGACCATTCATGGTGCAGTTGGTGCTCTTAACAGGCGGAGGCTCCTGTTTCTCCGCCTGTGGTGACATGCAGTTCTCCCCAACTTCATAAACAAAGCACATTCTGGCCATGTGCTGCAGGATGAGCTGCTTTGCCCACTTGGGAACGGGCTTGGCGTCC
This window encodes:
- the LOC119007960 gene encoding olfactory receptor 8D1-like encodes the protein MENESFGFSSELTLDPFVIPPGGKYPIFFLGITVYFFGILFNLTLLTLIIVKRNLHKPMYFILFSLPLNDLIGITAMLPKVLSDIVTETNTVYYPLCVLQAFLLHMYGGGILFILAAMSVDRYAAICMPLRYSSIMTPRVVILIICLVWGLDFVLIVSLFSLQTRIPRCKSVIMNVFCDNPSLLKLTCGNTAVNNIIGLFNTALMQAVCVSVQAFSYVKILITCVVSRRSEAKMKAVNTCVAQMVIFIIFEIVGTFTILSHRFKNVSTDLQKIMGMLIFLIPPLLNPLVYGLYTSEIRNTLLRVLKGRRVSI
- the LOC119007953 gene encoding putative gustatory receptor clone PTE03, encoding MYTNASSAALLTLETLGLSNAYVYPAFLFGTLTYMCIMFFNLLVLITIACSAKLHRPMFILLFSLPISDMLGATALFPQLVYSIVTQNRLISLPGCFVQAFLVHFYGTGNLLILSAMAYDRYIAICCPLRYSAIMTPLCLVRMIIFIWLLNFSVIGTLFLLFKRLRFCRTNIVDLYCNNPSLLKLTCDNTSVNNYYGIFFIVFLQGGSLSIILYTYAQILRTCVMTNQPDARKKAIQTCGTHLTIYLILQINTLATLLAHRFESVSPLLRRALGVSVLIFPPFLDPVIYGLKTKELKQSIRIFLKRNVN
- the LOC119007967 gene encoding olfactory receptor 5B12-like translates to MESNTTVSGDILEIQGFDVSPEFVYPLFFLLLFVYFSLLFSNIGVLVLIITEKSLHQPMYMLFCNLSVNDLIGNTVLLPQLMAHIISTERFITYNQCAVQAFCSHTFGSASHIILIIMAVDRYVAICHPLRYSSIMTTNTVIGLSVSAWGMSFLLVSILIGLTVRLSRCRSLIQNAYCDNASLFKLSCDDVSINNIYGLFFTVLLFSCSIGGIAVTYFRIALICWIRKNKELNNRALQTCASHLVLYLIMLWSGFLTIILHRFPDYPDLRKIAYILFHVVPANLNPVIYGMQTRSLRDKIMQILQRKVIPLRHA